A stretch of the Corynebacterium maris DSM 45190 genome encodes the following:
- a CDS encoding glycosyltransferase family 2 protein encodes MLRNKFPIGRTIGIGVVGLAAMAGLLLWLAITLSDPSSPGAKEAELFGAWQVLYDDYVPPTRVLVAAVLVALAFAAIAATVERVVTNRYRRSIDAEGLPLAPKIVMAETRGVFHGPVTITVLIPAHNEAERISATITGLQEQHDAPERIIVVADNCTDETPDLARAAGVEVFETRGNRHKKAGGLNQALKEVLPQQGENDVVMVVDADTVLDQGFLREARRRFADDRALMAVGGLFYGEPGAGWLGQYQRNEYTRYSRDIHRRRGRVFVLTGTASAFRPRGLRAIAESRGTRIPGRPGDVYDTAALTEDNELTLALKSLGGLMVSPNECSVVTEVMPTWKQLWHQRLRWQRGALENLGAYGLTPQTTRYWFQQLGIGYGAIALGAYFVLILITILALDEWIWYPFWMLLGLLFMIERVVTVWRSTLFAKFVAALLLPELVFATFLNVVFLKGVLDILLARQAQWGQSDIDPDAIAEESQATEIQVTERQARGEEEKP; translated from the coding sequence ATGCTCCGCAACAAATTTCCCATCGGGAGGACCATCGGCATCGGCGTGGTCGGACTCGCCGCCATGGCGGGACTCCTGCTGTGGCTCGCCATCACGTTGTCCGACCCGAGTTCACCGGGGGCGAAAGAAGCCGAGCTCTTCGGGGCGTGGCAGGTGCTCTACGACGATTACGTTCCGCCGACGCGGGTGCTCGTCGCGGCGGTGCTCGTCGCATTGGCGTTTGCGGCCATCGCCGCGACGGTGGAGCGGGTAGTCACCAACCGGTACCGGCGCTCCATCGACGCCGAAGGGTTGCCGCTGGCCCCGAAGATCGTCATGGCGGAGACCCGCGGGGTGTTCCATGGCCCGGTGACGATCACCGTGCTGATCCCCGCGCATAATGAAGCGGAACGCATTTCCGCGACGATCACCGGCCTTCAGGAGCAGCACGACGCCCCGGAACGCATCATCGTGGTCGCCGACAACTGCACCGATGAGACGCCGGACCTGGCCCGCGCCGCCGGCGTCGAAGTGTTCGAGACCCGCGGCAACCGGCACAAGAAAGCGGGCGGGCTCAACCAGGCGCTCAAGGAAGTGCTTCCGCAACAGGGCGAAAACGACGTCGTCATGGTCGTGGACGCCGACACCGTCCTCGACCAGGGATTCCTCCGGGAAGCCAGGCGACGGTTCGCGGATGACCGGGCGCTTATGGCCGTCGGTGGGCTGTTTTACGGTGAGCCCGGGGCGGGATGGCTCGGCCAGTATCAACGCAACGAATACACCCGGTACAGCCGGGACATCCACCGCCGCCGCGGCCGGGTGTTCGTGCTCACCGGCACTGCCTCGGCGTTTCGTCCCCGCGGGCTGCGGGCGATCGCGGAGTCCCGGGGCACCAGGATCCCGGGGCGTCCGGGCGACGTGTACGACACCGCTGCGCTGACCGAGGACAACGAACTGACGCTGGCGCTGAAGTCCCTCGGCGGGTTGATGGTCTCACCCAACGAGTGCTCGGTGGTCACGGAAGTCATGCCCACGTGGAAGCAATTGTGGCACCAGCGTCTGCGGTGGCAGCGAGGGGCGCTGGAGAACCTCGGCGCCTACGGTCTCACCCCGCAGACGACGCGGTATTGGTTCCAGCAGCTCGGCATCGGCTACGGGGCGATCGCCCTCGGCGCCTACTTCGTCCTGATTCTCATCACGATCCTCGCTCTGGACGAATGGATCTGGTATCCGTTCTGGATGCTGCTCGGGCTGTTGTTCATGATCGAGCGTGTCGTGACGGTGTGGCGCTCGACGTTGTTCGCGAAGTTCGTCGCCGCCTTGTTGCTGCCGGAGCTCGTCTTCGCAACTTTCCTCAACGTCGTCTTCCTCAAGGGTGTGCTCGACATCCTGCTCGCGAGACAGGCGCAATGGGGGCAGTCGGACATTGACCCGGATGCGATCGCTGAAGAAAGCCAGGCCACTGAAATTCAGGTCACTGAACGTCAGGCCAGGGGAGAGGAGGAAAAGCCGTGA
- a CDS encoding GIY-YIG nuclease family protein, protein MELTGRIYDVRELDSIAIILVDEPSKRGLYRLGFADGSAYVGQSVNVISRFTSHRKRWEDIVTFEFFPVPAGDLNIPERTLIAATESAASVRNVRDTNRPYGEDDVEFTSTEGISTFLPWERGKRTRPGEDVTGKEAKKFTELARLTEYEVLRDLIGWFIYETLPDPYNTQRHLWVVSCLPAANRPRSHQRLLALSAGNLEVFVAYQDVIDGMTVTDLFINTTPVDVDLHTLQDPKGRWVVEKGRYSQAEVTRWRFTLESLEDILNGTLAFPHLELLVENAYQLNVRLMRQGGTMFGRFHNELLAHDLLASSLKWGNDDWLAAIHLGGESDF, encoded by the coding sequence ATGGAGCTGACGGGACGAATTTACGACGTCCGCGAGCTCGACTCGATCGCGATCATTCTGGTGGACGAGCCCAGCAAGAGAGGCTTGTACCGGCTCGGGTTCGCCGACGGCAGCGCGTACGTCGGGCAATCCGTCAACGTCATCTCCCGGTTTACTTCTCACCGCAAACGCTGGGAAGACATCGTCACTTTCGAGTTTTTCCCCGTACCGGCGGGGGATCTGAACATCCCCGAACGCACCCTCATCGCGGCGACCGAATCCGCTGCGTCAGTCAGAAACGTCCGGGACACCAACCGCCCCTACGGCGAGGATGACGTCGAGTTCACCTCGACGGAAGGAATCAGCACTTTTTTACCCTGGGAACGAGGCAAACGCACCCGGCCAGGGGAAGACGTCACGGGCAAAGAGGCGAAGAAATTCACCGAACTCGCGCGGTTGACCGAGTATGAGGTGCTCCGGGACCTCATCGGCTGGTTCATCTACGAGACACTGCCAGACCCCTACAACACGCAAAGACACTTATGGGTGGTGTCGTGCCTTCCGGCCGCGAACCGTCCACGGTCGCATCAAAGACTATTGGCGTTGAGTGCGGGAAACCTCGAGGTTTTCGTGGCTTATCAAGATGTGATCGACGGGATGACTGTCACTGATTTGTTCATCAATACCACGCCCGTCGATGTGGATCTCCACACTTTGCAGGATCCTAAGGGTCGCTGGGTCGTCGAAAAGGGCCGCTACTCCCAGGCGGAGGTCACCCGTTGGCGATTTACCCTGGAGAGCTTAGAAGACATTCTCAACGGCACGCTCGCTTTCCCTCACCTCGAGCTACTTGTTGAGAACGCGTATCAACTCAATGTTCGTTTGATGCGGCAAGGAGGGACGATGTTTGGTCGCTTCCACAATGAATTGCTCGCCCACGACCTGCTTGCCTCTTCCCTGAAGTGGGGCAATGACGACTGGCTGGCGGCCATTCACCTTGGTGGTGAGAGCGACTTCTGA
- a CDS encoding SulP family inorganic anion transporter — protein MARDTPTWQRFLPGIVALRHYRRSWLRGDVLAGVTVAAYLVPQVMAYAVIAGLPAVVGLWAVIAPMLIYFFLGTSRKLSIGPESTTALMTAAGVGALVGAVGGPERYAEVAALMAIAVGIVCIVGFVGRLGFLASLLSHPVLIGYLIGIAVLMIVSQLGKVTKLEVTGDNTWEELASFFSQLGQAHVPTVLLTVLVLALLYLGKWLTPKVPTPLVVLLVAATVVAVFDLERYGLDVIGEVPRGLPEPRVPQLGDLEIWTLLPYALGIAIVGFSDNILTGRAFATGRGGEVIDSNQELLALGTANLANGFMQGYPVSSSGSRTVIGDAMGSKTQVHSLVVIALVVMVLLFAGPVLESFPEAALGALVIYAATQLIDVAELRRISRFRRSELVITAITAVSVGVFGVLVGIGVAVALSVLDLLRRITRPQADVLGYAPGVPGMHSLEDYPDAHQVDGLVVFRYDSPLFFANADDFVARALAAVTDSARPVQWFLLNAEANTEIDLTAVDAMEELREKLAQRDVRFAMARVKQDLYRRLEPMGFIERVGDDNIFATLPTAVREYARRYRAFYGRWPTGVPEEVLDS, from the coding sequence ATGGCCCGTGACACACCGACGTGGCAACGGTTTCTCCCGGGGATCGTCGCACTCCGGCACTACCGGCGTTCCTGGCTGCGTGGCGACGTCCTCGCGGGCGTCACCGTCGCGGCTTACCTGGTCCCGCAGGTGATGGCGTATGCGGTCATCGCCGGGTTGCCCGCGGTGGTCGGACTCTGGGCGGTCATCGCCCCGATGCTCATCTACTTCTTCCTGGGCACTTCCCGGAAGCTGTCGATCGGTCCGGAGTCGACGACCGCGCTGATGACGGCCGCCGGCGTAGGCGCCCTGGTGGGGGCGGTCGGCGGGCCCGAAAGGTACGCCGAAGTCGCCGCTCTGATGGCGATCGCCGTGGGGATCGTCTGCATCGTCGGTTTCGTGGGCCGACTGGGTTTTCTGGCTTCATTGCTGTCTCACCCGGTGTTGATCGGGTACCTCATCGGCATCGCGGTGCTCATGATCGTCAGCCAGCTGGGAAAGGTCACCAAGCTCGAGGTGACGGGCGACAATACCTGGGAGGAACTGGCCTCTTTCTTCAGCCAACTGGGCCAGGCCCACGTGCCGACGGTGCTGCTGACCGTCCTGGTCCTTGCCCTGTTGTATCTGGGGAAGTGGTTGACGCCCAAAGTGCCGACCCCGTTGGTGGTGCTGCTGGTGGCGGCCACTGTCGTCGCCGTTTTCGACCTGGAACGTTACGGGCTGGACGTCATCGGGGAGGTGCCGCGCGGGCTTCCGGAGCCGCGGGTCCCCCAGCTCGGCGACTTAGAGATCTGGACGTTGCTGCCGTATGCCCTGGGCATCGCCATCGTGGGTTTTTCGGACAATATCCTCACCGGCCGGGCCTTTGCCACGGGCCGGGGCGGTGAAGTCATTGATTCGAACCAGGAGTTGTTGGCGCTGGGCACGGCCAATCTCGCGAACGGCTTCATGCAGGGATACCCCGTGTCTTCCAGTGGCTCCCGGACGGTGATCGGCGACGCCATGGGCTCGAAGACCCAGGTGCATTCCCTCGTGGTCATCGCCTTGGTGGTGATGGTGCTGTTGTTCGCCGGACCGGTGCTGGAATCTTTCCCGGAGGCGGCGCTCGGTGCGCTCGTCATCTACGCCGCCACCCAGTTGATCGACGTGGCGGAGTTGCGTCGCATTAGTCGATTCCGGCGCAGCGAACTGGTCATCACCGCCATCACGGCGGTCAGCGTCGGGGTGTTCGGGGTGCTCGTGGGCATCGGCGTCGCGGTGGCCTTGTCGGTGCTGGATTTGTTGCGTCGCATCACCCGCCCGCAGGCGGACGTCCTCGGCTACGCGCCCGGGGTGCCCGGAATGCACAGCCTGGAGGATTACCCGGACGCGCACCAGGTCGACGGCTTGGTCGTCTTCCGGTATGACTCGCCGCTGTTTTTCGCCAATGCGGACGACTTCGTCGCTCGCGCGTTGGCCGCAGTCACGGATTCAGCGCGGCCGGTGCAGTGGTTTTTGCTCAACGCGGAGGCCAACACCGAGATTGACTTAACGGCGGTCGACGCGATGGAGGAGCTGCGGGAGAAGCTGGCGCAGCGCGACGTCCGGTTCGCGATGGCGAGGGTGAAACAAGACCTGTACCGGCGGCTTGAGCCGATGGGCTTCATTGAGCGCGTCGGCGACGACAACATCTTTGCCACCTTGCCCACCGCAGTACGTGAATATGCGCGCCGCTACCGGGCCTTTTATGGACGGTGGCCGACGGGTGTGCCGGAAGAAGTCCTCGATTCTTGA
- a CDS encoding alkene reductase, which yields MSAHENTHPLYSPVELGELQLKNRLAMAPLTRIRAETDGTPNELMREYYSQRASFGMIITEGTWPIQEGRTWGRQPGIETDAHIAGWRKITDAVHERGGRIVMQVMHGGRISHPELTGTGRTVAPSAVTAPDPIRISTGKTDPVTPHALDAEEIPALIKQFVAGARNAMAAGMDGVQIHGANGYLVHEFLAPSTNLRTDSYGGSPENRARFAVEVVTAVAEAIGADNTGLRLSPEHNIQGAVEQDRDDVLATYGALAGGLAELGLAHVEIVHHEPQGELVQMLRDTFGAPVILNTGFSRLVEREDAQELVDNAGADAVSVGRLALANPDLVTRWREDTPLNEPDQNTFYVGEEKGYIDYPALQRN from the coding sequence ATGAGCGCCCACGAGAACACCCACCCGCTGTATTCCCCGGTTGAGCTCGGCGAACTGCAGCTGAAGAACCGTCTGGCCATGGCTCCGTTGACCCGTATCCGCGCAGAGACCGACGGCACCCCCAACGAGCTGATGCGGGAGTACTACTCTCAGCGCGCTTCCTTCGGCATGATCATCACCGAAGGAACGTGGCCCATCCAGGAAGGCCGCACCTGGGGTCGGCAACCCGGCATCGAGACCGACGCCCATATCGCCGGCTGGCGAAAGATCACCGACGCGGTACACGAGCGCGGCGGCCGCATCGTCATGCAGGTCATGCACGGCGGGCGCATTTCCCATCCGGAACTGACCGGCACGGGACGCACCGTCGCCCCCAGCGCGGTGACCGCCCCGGATCCGATCCGTATCTCCACCGGCAAGACCGACCCCGTCACACCGCACGCCCTGGACGCAGAAGAAATCCCTGCCCTCATCAAGCAGTTCGTGGCCGGCGCCCGCAACGCCATGGCCGCCGGCATGGACGGGGTCCAGATCCACGGCGCCAACGGTTACCTCGTCCACGAGTTTTTGGCGCCGAGCACCAATCTGCGCACCGACTCCTACGGTGGCAGCCCGGAAAATCGCGCGCGTTTCGCCGTCGAGGTCGTCACCGCGGTCGCCGAAGCCATCGGCGCCGACAACACCGGCCTGCGGCTGTCGCCGGAGCACAACATCCAGGGCGCGGTAGAGCAGGACCGTGACGACGTCCTGGCCACGTACGGGGCACTGGCCGGCGGTCTCGCAGAGCTGGGCTTGGCGCACGTGGAAATCGTCCACCACGAACCGCAAGGGGAGCTGGTGCAGATGTTGCGTGACACGTTCGGCGCCCCGGTCATCTTAAACACCGGATTCAGCCGCTTGGTCGAGCGCGAGGATGCCCAGGAGCTGGTGGACAACGCAGGCGCGGACGCCGTATCCGTGGGTCGGCTGGCGCTGGCCAACCCGGACTTGGTGACCCGTTGGCGCGAAGACACTCCCTTGAATGAGCCGGACCAGAACACCTTCTACGTCGGCGAAGAGAAGGGTTACATCGACTACCCGGCGCTGCAGCGCAACTAG
- a CDS encoding SRPBCC family protein, with the protein MAAATAEVTGPAAASTVWERYLRPEAWTGWAPHLTDVSATAANIAPGVSGTVTALGVVPARFEILHVDHAQRSWSWVVRVGPVRLVLYHDVIAHPGPDGAPGTLARIRLEGPWLVVVTYRPLMRWAMRRLVSRETGSEGFR; encoded by the coding sequence ATGGCAGCAGCGACGGCAGAGGTGACCGGCCCCGCCGCGGCGTCGACGGTATGGGAGCGCTACCTTCGGCCAGAGGCGTGGACCGGGTGGGCGCCGCACTTGACCGATGTGTCGGCTACGGCCGCCAACATCGCGCCCGGCGTCAGCGGAACGGTCACCGCGCTCGGCGTCGTGCCGGCGCGCTTCGAGATTCTTCACGTCGACCATGCCCAGCGCTCCTGGTCGTGGGTGGTGCGCGTGGGTCCTGTCCGGTTAGTTCTGTACCACGACGTCATCGCGCATCCCGGTCCGGACGGCGCGCCGGGCACGCTCGCGCGTATCCGGTTGGAAGGCCCGTGGCTGGTGGTGGTGACCTATCGGCCGCTGATGCGCTGGGCCATGCGGAGACTGGTCAGCCGGGAGACTGGGTCAGAAGGATTCCGCTGA
- a CDS encoding NAD(P)/FAD-dependent oxidoreductase, which yields MDADVVVIGAGLAGLQAARRLEKNGLTVTVLEGSDAVGGRVRTDQIDGFLLDRGFQVLNPAYPAVRDWIDVKALDLHSFGVGVIVRDGVKTSTLAHPLRHPRLLSATLRSEYVTASEVFALAKWLGPTLLRETAASRSTSDAALAASLDKAGVTGPLRTDVLNTFLSGVLADASGKTSANLVKLLLRAFAFGAPGLPNNGMQALPEHMAAELSHTPRLEHRVTDVRDLADGVSVETEAGSLRARMAVVAADPVSAAELIGSPAPTMNGLATWWFAAEEPPLQEKFLQLDTSSPAGGPAGPVLHAAVISAVAPSYAPAGKHLVEATTLLGSGKGDAAEADVRRDLARMYDADVSGWELIARHDVPHTLPAQPPPLIDRREQRVSEHVFVAGDHRDTASINGALTSGDRAARAISGILLTQSPG from the coding sequence ATGGACGCAGACGTCGTCGTCATCGGAGCCGGCCTCGCCGGCTTACAGGCCGCGCGCAGGCTGGAGAAAAACGGGCTGACCGTCACCGTGCTGGAAGGCTCCGACGCCGTCGGCGGACGGGTGCGCACCGACCAGATCGACGGTTTCCTCCTCGACCGCGGTTTCCAGGTCCTCAACCCCGCCTACCCGGCCGTACGCGACTGGATCGACGTCAAGGCCTTGGATCTGCACAGCTTCGGCGTCGGCGTCATCGTCCGCGACGGCGTTAAAACCAGCACGCTCGCCCACCCGCTGCGCCACCCGCGTCTTTTGTCGGCCACGCTGCGCAGCGAATACGTCACCGCCTCCGAAGTCTTCGCCCTGGCGAAGTGGCTGGGCCCCACGCTGCTGCGCGAAACCGCGGCCTCGCGCTCCACCAGCGACGCCGCCCTCGCCGCGTCGTTGGACAAAGCAGGCGTGACCGGCCCACTGCGCACCGACGTCCTGAACACTTTCCTCAGCGGAGTGCTGGCCGACGCCAGCGGAAAGACCTCAGCGAACCTAGTCAAACTGCTGTTACGCGCCTTCGCCTTCGGCGCGCCGGGCCTGCCGAACAACGGCATGCAGGCGTTGCCCGAGCACATGGCCGCGGAGCTCTCTCACACACCGCGGCTGGAACACCGCGTCACCGACGTCCGCGACTTGGCTGACGGGGTGAGCGTGGAGACCGAGGCTGGTTCGCTGCGCGCCCGCATGGCGGTCGTGGCCGCGGACCCGGTGTCCGCAGCCGAACTCATAGGCTCCCCCGCCCCGACAATGAACGGGCTGGCCACCTGGTGGTTTGCCGCTGAAGAGCCACCGCTGCAGGAGAAGTTCCTACAGCTGGACACTTCCTCTCCCGCGGGTGGCCCAGCTGGCCCAGTCCTGCATGCGGCCGTCATTTCCGCGGTGGCGCCCTCCTACGCCCCGGCGGGAAAGCACCTGGTGGAGGCGACCACCTTGCTCGGTTCAGGAAAAGGTGACGCCGCTGAAGCAGACGTGCGCCGCGACTTGGCGCGGATGTACGACGCCGACGTGTCCGGCTGGGAGCTGATCGCCCGTCACGACGTCCCCCACACGCTGCCCGCGCAACCGCCGCCGCTGATCGACCGGCGAGAACAGCGCGTCAGCGAGCACGTCTTCGTCGCGGGAGATCACCGCGACACCGCGTCCATCAACGGCGCGTTGACCTCCGGCGACCGTGCGGCCCGCGCGATCAGCGGAATCCTTCTGACCCAGTCTCCCGGCTGA
- a CDS encoding DUF429 domain-containing protein, whose protein sequence is MTSRFVGVDMAADPRLTGLAVLADDGRCRVEALSVGVIDEDILQQVETADRMGVDVPLGWPESFLEVVTAHAAGTLVAPDDTGPQWRRPLAMRATDREVHRRTGMTPLSVSTDRIAHPALRWAGIESRLRKRGTAVDRAGFGVVCEVYPAAALRLWGLPYRGYKGRKNVERRAELVVALRERHPRLEWNGHRDLCLADDNALDAVLAALIARDVAQGVCIPPPDDLVELARREGWIWLPGPA, encoded by the coding sequence GTGACGAGCCGTTTCGTGGGCGTCGACATGGCCGCAGATCCGCGGCTCACCGGGTTGGCCGTACTCGCCGACGACGGCCGTTGCAGAGTAGAGGCACTCTCCGTCGGCGTCATCGACGAAGACATCCTGCAACAGGTGGAAACCGCTGATCGGATGGGGGTCGACGTCCCGCTCGGTTGGCCGGAGTCCTTCCTCGAGGTAGTCACGGCGCACGCCGCCGGTACTCTGGTCGCGCCGGATGACACTGGACCGCAGTGGCGTCGCCCCTTGGCGATGCGGGCCACGGACCGAGAAGTTCACCGGCGGACCGGGATGACGCCTTTGAGTGTGTCCACCGACCGCATCGCTCATCCGGCGCTGCGTTGGGCCGGGATTGAGTCCCGGTTGAGGAAGCGGGGGACCGCCGTCGACCGGGCCGGATTCGGGGTGGTGTGCGAGGTCTACCCCGCCGCAGCCCTCCGGTTGTGGGGGCTGCCCTACCGCGGGTACAAGGGGCGGAAGAACGTCGAGCGGCGAGCCGAACTCGTTGTCGCGCTTAGGGAGCGTCACCCGCGGTTGGAGTGGAACGGCCACCGTGACCTGTGCCTGGCCGACGACAACGCGCTTGACGCGGTGCTGGCTGCCCTGATCGCCAGAGACGTCGCCCAGGGGGTCTGTATCCCGCCACCGGACGACCTCGTGGAGCTTGCCCGGCGCGAGGGATGGATCTGGCTACCGGGACCGGCGTAG